GTCTCGGCCAGGTGAGTGTGCATGGTCACGCCATATTCACGCGCCAGCGCCGACGACTGCTTCATCAGTTCCGGCGTCACCGAGAACGGCGAGCACGGCGCGACCACGATCCGCAACATCGCGCCGTGCATTGAATCATGATAAGTCTGAATGAGTCTCTGGGTGTCCTTGAGAATCTCGTCTTCGTCCTCCACCACGCTGTCGGGCGGCAGGCCGCCTTTGGACTCGCCCAGACTCATCGAGCCGCGTGAAGCGTGAAAGCGAATGCCGATTTCTTTGGCCGCCCGAATCTCGTCGTCTAGCTCCGAGCCGTTCGGGAAGAGGTAGAGATGATCGCTGGCAGTGGTGCAACCCGAAAGCAACAACTCGGCCAGACCCGTGAGCGCCGAAACATAAACAGCCTCAGGCGTCAGGCGCGCCCAGATCGGATATAAAGTTTTGAGCCAGTTGAAGAGCGTTGCGTTTTGCGCGGCAGGGACAGCGCGAGTGAGAGTTTGATAGAGATGATGATGGGTGTTGACAAGGCCGGGGAGGACGATGTGGCCGCTCATGTCAATAACGTGGGCTTCCATCACCGTCGGCAGTTCGTTCGTCGGGGCAACCGCCTCAATCACCCCGTCGCGGATGATCATCCCGCCGTTCTGAATCTCCCGGCGGGCCGGATCCATTGTCACCAACACGTCGGCATGGCGAAGAACTATGGTCGTCATCAACCCTCCCGATGGTTTGTCATACAAAGTTACTATAAGCCTGTCGGGCGGCTGTTGTCAACATACAATTCTGTCAAAAATTCGAGCGATTCTGACGGAAAACGCAGGCCGGCGGGCTTTTGTTCCGCCATCCCTGTTCTCTGATTACAGCTTTGGCGTTGAAAAATCAGGCCGCCTCGCCGCCTGTGGTTTGGGCCTCGGCCCCGGCCTGGCGCGCGCCTAACTCTCGATCCAGAAGCAACAATGCCGGGCCGTCATTCCCAATCCGTTTCAACTGCTCGACGATGGCCGTAGCCGTCTTCTCCTCTTCCACCTGCTCATTGACGAACCACTGAAGCATGACTTGCGAGGCGTAATCATTCTCTTTGGCCGCCAGCCCGTACAGGTTGTTGATCGAGGCCGACACTTTCTGCTCGTGCTCCAGCGCCTTCTGTAATATTTCCAGCGGCGAGCCGAACTCAACCGGCGGCTGAGGCAGGGCTTGCAAAACCACTCGCCCGCCCCGGCTGTTGATGAAGTCGAAAAGCTTCATGGCGTGCAAGTGTTCCTCGCCGCTTTGAATCCGCATCCAGTTGGCAAAGCCGGGCAGGGTCTCGGCCTCAAAGTGAGCCGACATCGAAAGGTAGATGTAGGACGAGTAAAACTCCATTGCAATCTGGTTGTTGATTGCGTCTTGAACGGTTTTGTTAATCATGGTTACTCTCCTCTGGCGGTTAAAAACCACGCCAACGAACTACACGAAGCCTGCCTTCGCAGGCTGTTTGCGCGCGCCGAGTCCGCGAAGGCGGACTTTGTGCCCGCTTCGCGTGTTGACGCGAATTCTATTCGCCGCCTAACGGCAGAACCACCGTAAACGTCGCCCCGCGCCCCGGGCCGTCACTGTGAACGCGCACCGTGCCCTTGTGCGACTGGACGATCCAGGCCACGATGGACAAGCCCAGGCCCGACCCGTGGCCGATGCCTTTGGTAGTGTAAAACGGATCAAAAACCTTCTCCAACGACTCGGTTGGGATACCAATTCCCTGATCGGCCACTTCCAGAATGGCTTCGGTCTTGGCCCGGCGCGTTCTCAGGGTGACGGTTCCCCCGTCCGGCATGGCATCGCGGGCGTTGCTGAGCAAGTTGATGATCACCTGAGCGATCTGGTTACGGTCACATAAAATCTTGGGCAGGTTCGGGTCTAGCTCGGTCACCAGCTTCACCTTGTTCCAACCCTTCAACTGGTAACCCATCAACAGCAACGAGTCTTTTGCCACCTCGGTCAAACTATAGCGGGCCAGTTCCTGCTCGCCGCCGCGCGAGTAGTTGCGGAGCGTTTGCACGATGCGCGAGGCGTGTGAGG
The sequence above is drawn from the Chloroflexota bacterium genome and encodes:
- a CDS encoding ferritin — encoded protein: MINKTVQDAINNQIAMEFYSSYIYLSMSAHFEAETLPGFANWMRIQSGEEHLHAMKLFDFINSRGGRVVLQALPQPPVEFGSPLEILQKALEHEQKVSASINNLYGLAAKENDYASQVMLQWFVNEQVEEEKTATAIVEQLKRIGNDGPALLLLDRELGARQAGAEAQTTGGEAA